From the Synergistetes bacterium HGW-Synergistetes-1 genome, the window GATCAACAAAATCGTCAGGTCTTTCCTTGTATTCAGCAGGAACAGCATGTGCACCCATGAACGTCGGGATAACATCAAGCGGGGTCTCTCTTGATATCCTACTAATAACCGAGAGCATCTTCAACTCCAGTTCGAGGTCAAGTCCGTAACCGCTCTTGATCTCAACCGTTGTCGTACCTTTTGCAAGAGCTGACATGGCAAGTTTTTTTGTGTTACAGAAGAGCTCTTCTTCTGTAACGGATCTTACTGCCTTTACAGATGAAAGTATGCCGCCCCCGCGCTTGAGTATCTCGAGGTAGGGGAGTCCGTCCAGTCTCATCTTGAACTCGTCCTCGCGCCTCTTTGCGAAACAGAGATGAGTGTGCGGGTCTACAAATCCGGGTATCACACAGGCTCCTTCCATGTCTCTCTCTTCATTGACAAAAGACGGGGAAGACAGCCCATTAAGTACTTCTTTTTCGTCTCCTATGGCCTCTATCAGGCCATTGACTGTAAGAATGGCTCCCCGGCTATACTCCTTTATCTTTCCCTGCTCTTTGCCCCTCAGAGGGTGTCCTGAATCAAGCGGGGTAAATACCCTTGCGTTCCTGTATAGTTTTACTGTCATTCCGCCCTCTCTCCCATCAGTTCAAGGAGCTGGAGCTCCAGCACCTGTGCGGGATCGAAGTCATTGATCTGCATGTAGTACGCAGCACTCTCAAGTATGGCGTTTACAGGGATCATTCCGTATACCTCGGTCTCAATGACCTGTACGCCCCATCTTCTGGCTTCCATCCTTATCATTTCAAGCACCCTGTAGAGCGAGTTCTTTTCGTAATCTACAAGGTTCATGCTGACCTGGGTGATACCGCGTTCCTCAAGTGCAAGGCCTATGCCCTTTACGTGACAGAAACCGCCGGACGATGCCCTTACTGTGTTTGCGATTTTTTTGGCAACATCCAGGTCAGTTGTGTCAAGGTTGACGTTGAACGCAACAAGGAACTTGCGGGCTCCAATGACTGTGGCTCCGGCCGTAGGGTGGAGTCCGGGTCCGCCCACATCAGGCATTCTTTCTTCTTTCGTTTTTGCCTCTTCCTTAAGGACTTCATACTGTCCCTTGCGGATGACCTCCAGGCGTTTTCTTTCCGGTCGCCTGGCTGCATCTTCATAAAAGTAGACAGGGATCCCACATTCTTTGAAATAACGCTCCCCGAAATCGTGGGCAAGCTTTATGCACTCTTCCATTGATATCCCCTTTATTGGGGTAAAGGGTACAACGTCAATTGCTCCGATCCTTGGATGTCCACCCTGATGGGAGTTCATGTCGATATTTTCAAGTGCAGTCTTTGCGGCTTCTATCAGTGCGTCCTGAATGGGCGCAGGAGCTCCGACAAGGCTTATGACCAACCTGTTGTGGTCTTCGTCAGCGCGATGGTCGAGAAGGTAAACCCCTCTTTTATCCTTAAAACAATCAACTATTTTTTCAATGACTTCCGGGCGCCTTCCTTCACTGAAGTTCGGCACACATTCGATCAACTGCATTGCCATACTCATTCCTCCCTGTATTTGATAAAGTTTGATATTTTTTACTTCAGCTCGCCGATCTCTTTCTCGACTGCATCAATTATAGTGCCATCAGTCACCAGTTCAAGAGATTTAAGCATAAGTGGCTGCATATACTGGTCCTTCGCGTAGAATGGGACTTCCCTGCGGAACGCCTTATAAGCAACAGATGTACCACGCCCCGGTTTCAGGGGAGCCCTGAAATCGATGCCCTGTGCAGCGTTCAGCATCTCTATTGAGATCACGCGTGTAGTGTTGTTCAATATTGTAAGTGCTTTTCTTGCGCTGTAGCCGCCCATTGAAACGTGGTCTTCCTGTCCAGCAGAGGTAGGGATGGAGTCCACACATGAAGGATGTGCCAGGACTTTATTTTCAGAAACTATTGCAGCAGCGGTATACTGAGGGATCATGAACCCACTGTTAAGTCCGCTCTCTGCAACAAGGAAAGGTGGAAGATCAGACAGTTTGTGGTCTACCAGTCTTGCCACACGTCTCTCTGATATGTCAGCTATCTCAGCTACAGCAATGCCGAAGAAATCCATAGCCATGGCTATGGGCTGTCCATGGAAATTGCCTCCGCTGATCGCCTCTCCGTCCTGGTGGAAAATGATCGGGTTGTCGGTCACTGAATTGATCTCGATGTTTAATACGGTCTCAACATACGAAAGAGCGTCCCTGCTTGCCCCATGGACCTGGGGGAGGCAGCGCAGAGAGTAAGCGTCCTGCACTCTGTCCTTTTTGTATGTTTCGATTATCTCGCTGCCTTCGGTAAGCCTTCTCATGTTTTCTGCAACGATGCTCTGCCCGACCTGTGGACGCAGATCGTGTGTGCGTCTGTCAAAGGCGTATGGGACAGCGTGAAGGGCCTCCGCTGAGAGAGCTGAAGCAATGTCAGCATTCTTCATCAGTCTCTTTGCATCATAAAGGCAAAGAGTTCCTATGCCTGTCATGACAGTAGTACCGTTGTTAAGGGCAAGTCCCTCTTTAGGCATCAGATCGACCGGCTTAAGCCCGTTAATGCTGAGCGCCTCAAGGGTCGGCATTTTTTTGCCTTTATAAACGACGTCTCCAAGACCTATCAGTGTGATGGCAAGATGTGAAAGAGGGCAGAGGTCGCCGCTTGCTCCTACCGATCCCTGGCGCGGTATCACCGGATGGATGCCCATGTTGAGATAGTTGACAAGCTGGGTCAGAGTCTGAAGGCTAATACCCGAATATCCTCTTGTAAGTGTATTGATCCTGAGGAGCATTATTGCCCTGACGTAATCTTCCGGAAGCGCTTCTCCAAAACCGCATGCATGGCTCATAAGCAGATTTTCCTGGAGCTGGCGGCTTTGGTCACGAGGAATGACCACGGATGCCAAGTCTCCGAAGCCTGTGGTCACGCCATAAACAACGCGTCCTTCGTTCACCCATTCCTTGACCGAATCAGCGCATTCTGATATAAGTTTTTCTGCCCCGGGGTCAAGCTCTACCTTGTAACCATTTCTTGCAACGTTGACAATATCGCTAATAGTAAGAGATTTTCCGTCTAAAACTACTGAATTTGAGTTCATTACAAAATCCCCCTTTTTATTGTTTAGATGCTGATGTCCTGGTTCTGTGGTGCTATAATCATGGTATTAAGATGAATCATTTTACTGTTAGATATTTATCATATTTCACAGCTTTAATACTTTCCATTCCTAAATCTTTGCGTTACAATTAGTATAATCAGATATTTATCTTAGTCAAGATAAATATCACATGATATTAGAAATCATTATGAATGGAGTTGACCTAGCATGTTTGATCCAAAAACAGGAAAAGCACTCGAGATCACACTGGACTTTCAGGAAGGTCTCCCGCCCAAAGCGGAATTCGAGCAGGGGATCAGAAGAGCTCCAAACAGGGGACAGGTACTGAACGATAAAGAAACGGTACTGGCTCTTAAAAATGCGCTTCGTTACATACCTGAAAAATACCACAAAGAGATAGCTCCGGAATTTCTGCAGGAATATCGCGAGCACGGACGCATATATGGTTACCGTTTCAGGCCTCAGGGACGACTCTACGGCAAGCCGATCAATGAATACAGGGGCAAATGCACAGAAGGCAAGGCATTCCAGGTAATGATCGACAACAACCTGGACTTTGACGTAGCTCTCTATCCATACGAACTTGTAACATACGGAGAGACGGGACAGGTATGCCAGAACTGGATGCAGTACCGGCTGATAAAGAAATACCTTGAAATACTTACACCTGATCAGACTTTGGTCGTTCAGTCAGGACATCCTCTGGGCCTTTTTCGTTCCGATCCTGGGGCTCCGAGGGTAATACTGACTAACGGACTTATGGTAGGCATGTTTGACAACCCAAAAGATTTTACGAGGGCAGCAGCACTCGGAGTTGCGAATTACGGACAGATGACGGCAGGCGGATGGATGTACATAGGTCCTCAGGGAATCGTCCACGGAACATATAACACACTCCTCAACGCCGGCAGGAGCAAATTCCACCTTCCTGAAGGCAAAGGTCTCGCAGGACACCTTTTCGTATCTTCCGGACTTGGCGGAATGAGCGGAGCGCAGCCAAAAGCAGCAGAAATCGCTGGAGCTGCGTCGATCGTCGCTGAGGTTGACCCTTCCCGCATAGACACAAGGCACAGCCAGGGATGGGTCAGCAGGAGGACCAGGGATCTTCCTGAGGCCTTCAAATGGGCAAGGGAAGCAATGAATGAGGGCAAGCCACTTTCGATCGCATACGAGGGCAACATCGTCGACCTTCTGCAGTTCGCGCTGGACAATAATATCAACATAGAACTGCTTTCCGACCAGACATCATGCCACGCAGTATACGACGGCGGATACTGCCCGCAGGGCATTTCGTTCGAAGAGAGGACAAGACTGCTTACAGAAGACAAGGAAAAATTCTGCAGGCTCGTAGACAAGACTCTAAGGAAACATTATGAACTGATCAAGGCGCTGACAGAAAAAGGAACATATTTCTTTGACTACGGCAACTCCTTTATGAGGGCCGTCTTTGACGCGGGAGTCACCGAAATAGCCAAAAACGGAGTAGATACATATGAGGGGTTCGTCTTCCCCTCATATGTAGAAGACATTATGGGCCCGCTCCTTTTCGACTACGGCTACGGTCCCTTCCGCTGGTGCTGTCTGAGCCGCGATCCTGAAGACCTCAGGAAGACAGACAAAGCCGCTATGGACTGCATTGATCCCAGCCGCAGGTTCCAGGATCACGACAACTGGGCATGGATCAGGGACGCAGAAAAAAATAAACTCGTTGTTGGTACCCAGTGCAGGATACTGTATCAGGACGAAGAG encodes:
- the ftcD gene encoding glutamate formimidoyltransferase, which gives rise to MAMQLIECVPNFSEGRRPEVIEKIVDCFKDKRGVYLLDHRADEDHNRLVISLVGAPAPIQDALIEAAKTALENIDMNSHQGGHPRIGAIDVVPFTPIKGISMEECIKLAHDFGERYFKECGIPVYFYEDAARRPERKRLEVIRKGQYEVLKEEAKTKEERMPDVGGPGLHPTAGATVIGARKFLVAFNVNLDTTDLDVAKKIANTVRASSGGFCHVKGIGLALEERGITQVSMNLVDYEKNSLYRVLEMIRMEARRWGVQVIETEVYGMIPVNAILESAAYYMQINDFDPAQVLELQLLELMGERAE
- the hutH gene encoding histidine ammonia-lyase, with translation MNSNSVVLDGKSLTISDIVNVARNGYKVELDPGAEKLISECADSVKEWVNEGRVVYGVTTGFGDLASVVIPRDQSRQLQENLLMSHACGFGEALPEDYVRAIMLLRINTLTRGYSGISLQTLTQLVNYLNMGIHPVIPRQGSVGASGDLCPLSHLAITLIGLGDVVYKGKKMPTLEALSINGLKPVDLMPKEGLALNNGTTVMTGIGTLCLYDAKRLMKNADIASALSAEALHAVPYAFDRRTHDLRPQVGQSIVAENMRRLTEGSEIIETYKKDRVQDAYSLRCLPQVHGASRDALSYVETVLNIEINSVTDNPIIFHQDGEAISGGNFHGQPIAMAMDFFGIAVAEIADISERRVARLVDHKLSDLPPFLVAESGLNSGFMIPQYTAAAIVSENKVLAHPSCVDSIPTSAGQEDHVSMGGYSARKALTILNNTTRVISIEMLNAAQGIDFRAPLKPGRGTSVAYKAFRREVPFYAKDQYMQPLMLKSLELVTDGTIIDAVEKEIGELK
- a CDS encoding urocanate hydratase, which encodes MFDPKTGKALEITLDFQEGLPPKAEFEQGIRRAPNRGQVLNDKETVLALKNALRYIPEKYHKEIAPEFLQEYREHGRIYGYRFRPQGRLYGKPINEYRGKCTEGKAFQVMIDNNLDFDVALYPYELVTYGETGQVCQNWMQYRLIKKYLEILTPDQTLVVQSGHPLGLFRSDPGAPRVILTNGLMVGMFDNPKDFTRAAALGVANYGQMTAGGWMYIGPQGIVHGTYNTLLNAGRSKFHLPEGKGLAGHLFVSSGLGGMSGAQPKAAEIAGAASIVAEVDPSRIDTRHSQGWVSRRTRDLPEAFKWAREAMNEGKPLSIAYEGNIVDLLQFALDNNINIELLSDQTSCHAVYDGGYCPQGISFEERTRLLTEDKEKFCRLVDKTLRKHYELIKALTEKGTYFFDYGNSFMRAVFDAGVTEIAKNGVDTYEGFVFPSYVEDIMGPLLFDYGYGPFRWCCLSRDPEDLRKTDKAAMDCIDPSRRFQDHDNWAWIRDAEKNKLVVGTQCRILYQDEEGRVRIALKFNEMVRTGEIGPVMLGRDHHDVSGTDSPYRETSNIKDGSNIMGEMAIHCFAGNCARGMSMVALHNGGGVGTGKSINGGFGLVLDGSERVDSIIKASLSWDVISGVARRAWARNENALSTVGEFNRKRSDGHITVPFIADDEYLTKLVKE